A single window of Microbispora hainanensis DNA harbors:
- a CDS encoding S-(hydroxymethyl)mycothiol dehydrogenase produces MAHEVRGVVARGKGQPVSLETIVVPDPGPGEALVAVQACGVCHTDLHYREGGINDDFPFLLGHEAAGVVEAVGEGVTDVAPGDFVILNWRAVCGQCRACLRGRPQYCFATHNATQKMTLADGTPLSPALGIGAFADKTLVAAGQCTKVDPSASPVAVGLLGCGIMAGLGAAINTGGVTRGDSVAVIGCGGVGDAAVAGAHLAGATTIIAVDVDDTKLEWARRFGATHTVNSRETDPVEAIRELTGGFGADVVIEAVGRPETYKQAFYARDLAGTVVLVGVPTPEMRLELPLLDVFGRGGALKSSWYGDCLPSRDFPMLVSLYQQGRLDLDAFVTETIALEDVEAAFEKMHHGEVLRSVVVL; encoded by the coding sequence ATGGCGCACGAAGTCCGCGGGGTCGTGGCGAGGGGCAAGGGACAGCCGGTCAGCCTGGAGACCATCGTCGTCCCCGACCCGGGTCCGGGTGAGGCGCTCGTGGCCGTGCAGGCCTGCGGGGTGTGCCACACCGACCTGCACTACCGCGAGGGCGGCATCAACGACGACTTCCCGTTCCTCCTCGGGCACGAGGCGGCGGGCGTGGTCGAGGCCGTCGGCGAGGGCGTGACCGACGTCGCCCCCGGCGACTTCGTCATCCTCAACTGGCGTGCGGTGTGCGGGCAGTGCCGCGCCTGCCTGCGCGGGCGCCCGCAGTATTGCTTCGCCACCCACAACGCCACGCAGAAGATGACGCTGGCCGACGGCACCCCGCTGTCCCCGGCGCTCGGCATCGGCGCGTTCGCCGACAAGACGCTCGTCGCGGCCGGTCAGTGCACGAAGGTCGACCCGAGCGCGTCGCCGGTCGCGGTCGGCCTGCTCGGCTGCGGGATCATGGCGGGCCTCGGCGCGGCCATCAACACGGGCGGCGTGACCCGCGGCGACTCGGTCGCCGTCATCGGCTGCGGCGGCGTGGGCGACGCGGCGGTCGCGGGTGCCCACCTGGCCGGCGCTACCACGATCATCGCGGTCGACGTGGACGACACCAAGCTCGAATGGGCCCGCCGTTTCGGCGCCACGCACACGGTCAACTCCCGGGAGACCGACCCGGTGGAGGCGATCCGCGAGCTGACCGGCGGGTTCGGCGCCGACGTCGTGATCGAGGCGGTGGGCCGCCCCGAGACGTACAAGCAGGCCTTCTACGCCCGCGACCTGGCCGGGACCGTCGTGCTGGTCGGCGTGCCGACGCCGGAGATGCGGCTCGAACTGCCGCTGCTCGACGTCTTCGGCCGCGGCGGCGCGCTCAAGTCCTCCTGGTACGGCGACTGCCTGCCCAGCCGTGACTTCCCCATGCTCGTCTCCCTCTACCAGCAGGGCAGGCTCGACCTGGACGCGTTCGTCACCGAGACGATCGCGCTCGAGGACGTCGAGGCGGCCTTCGAGAAGATGCACCACGGCGAGGTGCTGCGCTCCGTCGTGGTCCTGTGA
- a CDS encoding aromatic ring-hydroxylating oxygenase subunit alpha: protein MATLPGEHYTDPQVFAQEQKRIFESMWFCAVRAADLPKPGAFKTVQVGTESILITRARDNSIRAFYNVCRHRGARICTEDSGEVKRAFQCPYHAWTYDLEGKLIAAPNLTKMPDLDRVEYGLVNVAVREWLGYVWVCLADEPPSFEDTVLGEVRTRLGDVASLDNYDVANLALGRRITYDVKANWKLIVENFMECYHCATIHPELTEVLPEFADGYAAQYYVGHGALFGEGIQGFTVDGSEGLDRIPTISEDQDRRYYAITIKPQVFVNMVPDHVIIHRMFPLAVDRTVVECDWLYLPEVVASGKDISRSVELFHRVNEQDFDACERTQPSMSSRTYAKGGVLVPSEHHIGLFHDWVRGKLGE from the coding sequence ATGGCCACGCTGCCGGGCGAGCACTACACCGACCCCCAGGTCTTCGCGCAGGAGCAGAAGCGCATCTTCGAGTCGATGTGGTTCTGTGCGGTCCGGGCCGCCGACCTGCCCAAGCCCGGGGCGTTCAAGACCGTGCAGGTCGGCACCGAGAGCATCCTGATCACGCGGGCGCGGGACAACTCGATCCGCGCGTTCTACAACGTCTGCCGCCACCGCGGCGCCCGGATCTGCACCGAGGACTCCGGCGAGGTCAAGCGGGCCTTCCAGTGCCCCTACCACGCCTGGACGTACGACCTGGAGGGCAAGCTCATCGCCGCCCCCAACCTCACCAAGATGCCCGACCTCGACCGGGTCGAATACGGCCTCGTCAACGTCGCGGTGCGGGAGTGGCTGGGCTACGTGTGGGTCTGCCTGGCCGACGAGCCGCCCTCGTTCGAGGACACCGTGCTCGGCGAGGTGCGCACCCGCCTCGGCGACGTGGCCTCGCTCGACAACTACGACGTGGCCAACCTCGCGCTGGGCCGCCGGATCACGTACGACGTGAAGGCGAACTGGAAGCTCATCGTCGAGAACTTCATGGAGTGCTACCACTGCGCGACGATCCACCCCGAGCTGACCGAGGTGCTGCCGGAGTTCGCCGACGGCTACGCGGCGCAGTATTACGTGGGCCACGGCGCGCTGTTCGGCGAGGGCATCCAGGGGTTCACGGTCGACGGCTCCGAGGGGCTCGACCGCATCCCGACGATCAGCGAGGATCAGGACAGGCGCTACTACGCCATCACGATCAAGCCGCAGGTGTTCGTCAACATGGTGCCCGACCACGTGATCATCCACCGGATGTTCCCGCTCGCCGTCGACCGTACGGTCGTGGAGTGCGACTGGCTCTACCTGCCGGAGGTCGTGGCCTCGGGCAAGGACATCAGCCGGTCGGTGGAGCTGTTCCACCGGGTCAACGAGCAGGACTTCGACGCCTGCGAGCGCACCCAGCCGTCGATGAGCTCCCGCACGTACGCCAAGGGCGGCGTGCTGGTGCCGAGCGAGCACCACATCGGCCTGTTCCATGATTGGGTGCGTGGCAAGCTCGGCGAGTGA
- a CDS encoding FdhF/YdeP family oxidoreductase → MTRKAPRDDVGDERLEIGAPKTWAGGVPAVGHALGTAYRQMGAGRTVLTLLRVNQKSGFDCPGCAWPEGDGHRSPAEFCENGAKAVAEEATLRRVTRDFFAEHPVDELARRSDYWLGQQGRLTEPMYKPAGSDHYEPISWEDAFGVVARELRALDHPNQAVFYTSGRTSNEAAFAYQLLVRRFGTNNLPDCSNMCHESSGSALTETLGIGKGTVLLEDLHRADLIFVVGQNPGTNHPRMLTALERAKRGGARIVAVNPLPEAGLLRFRNPQRPSGVVGAGTALSDRFLQIRLGGDLALFQALSLLLLEAEDAAPGTVVDRAFVEAHTHGFDAWEKHVRGLDWDEVLEATGLTRAEIEETARDVLAAKSVVVCWAMGLTQHRKSVPTIREIVNFLLLRGNVGRPGAGVCPVRGHSNVQGDRTMGIYEKPKPEFLDALEKEFGFPPPRQHGHDTVEAIRAMRDGDAKVFFAMGGNFVSATPDTAATEAALRSCRLTVQVSTKLNRSHAVCGEQALILPTLGRTERDVQAGGEQFVTVEDSMGAVHASRGRLSPASDALLSEVAIVCRLARELLGDDPHVPWAEFEADYDAIRERIERVVPGFGDFNARARTPGGFLLPNAPRDERRFPTATGKANFTVNPLEVLRVPPGRLLLQTVRSHDQYNTTIYGLNDRYRGVHNGRRVVFVHADDLAERGLADGDMIDLISEWPDGERVAEGFRAVAYPTARGCCAAYFPETNVLVPLDSVAETSNTPTSKSVVVRLRRAAGS, encoded by the coding sequence GTGACACGTAAGGCCCCCCGGGATGACGTCGGAGATGAGCGCCTGGAGATCGGCGCGCCCAAGACCTGGGCGGGAGGTGTCCCGGCGGTCGGTCACGCGCTCGGCACCGCCTATCGGCAGATGGGCGCGGGACGGACGGTGCTGACCCTGCTGCGGGTCAACCAGAAGTCCGGCTTCGACTGCCCGGGATGCGCATGGCCCGAGGGCGACGGTCACCGCAGTCCCGCCGAGTTCTGCGAGAACGGCGCGAAGGCGGTGGCCGAGGAGGCGACGCTCCGCAGGGTCACCCGCGACTTCTTCGCCGAGCATCCGGTGGACGAGCTGGCCCGGCGCAGCGACTACTGGCTGGGCCAGCAGGGCCGGCTCACCGAGCCGATGTACAAGCCGGCCGGCTCGGACCACTACGAGCCGATCTCGTGGGAGGACGCGTTCGGCGTCGTCGCGCGCGAGCTGCGCGCGCTCGACCACCCGAACCAGGCCGTCTTCTACACCTCCGGCCGCACCTCCAACGAGGCCGCGTTCGCCTACCAGCTCCTCGTCCGCCGGTTCGGCACCAACAACCTGCCCGACTGCTCCAACATGTGCCACGAGTCGAGCGGCTCGGCGCTGACCGAGACGCTCGGCATCGGCAAGGGCACGGTGCTGCTGGAAGACCTGCACCGGGCCGACCTGATCTTCGTGGTCGGCCAGAACCCGGGCACCAACCATCCGCGCATGCTGACCGCGCTTGAGCGGGCGAAGCGGGGCGGCGCGCGGATCGTGGCGGTCAACCCGCTGCCGGAGGCCGGGCTGCTGCGGTTCCGGAACCCGCAGCGGCCCTCCGGCGTCGTCGGCGCCGGGACGGCGCTGTCCGACCGGTTCCTGCAGATCCGTCTCGGCGGCGACCTGGCGCTGTTCCAGGCGCTGTCGCTGCTCCTGCTGGAGGCCGAGGACGCCGCGCCCGGCACGGTGGTGGACCGCGCGTTCGTCGAGGCGCACACGCACGGGTTCGACGCCTGGGAGAAGCACGTACGCGGCCTCGATTGGGACGAGGTGCTGGAGGCGACCGGGCTCACCCGCGCCGAGATCGAGGAGACGGCCCGCGACGTGCTGGCCGCCAAGTCGGTCGTGGTCTGCTGGGCGATGGGCCTCACCCAGCACCGCAAGTCGGTCCCGACGATCAGGGAGATCGTCAACTTCCTGCTGCTGCGCGGCAACGTGGGACGGCCCGGCGCGGGGGTGTGTCCCGTACGCGGGCACTCCAACGTGCAGGGCGACCGGACGATGGGCATCTACGAGAAGCCCAAGCCGGAGTTCCTCGACGCGTTGGAGAAGGAGTTCGGCTTCCCGCCGCCGCGTCAGCACGGCCACGACACCGTGGAGGCGATCCGTGCCATGCGCGACGGCGACGCGAAGGTGTTCTTCGCGATGGGCGGCAACTTCGTCTCGGCGACGCCGGACACCGCCGCGACCGAGGCGGCCCTGCGCAGTTGCCGGCTCACCGTGCAGGTGTCGACCAAGCTGAACCGGTCGCACGCCGTGTGCGGCGAGCAGGCGCTCATCCTGCCCACGCTCGGCCGCACCGAGCGGGACGTACAGGCCGGCGGCGAGCAGTTCGTCACGGTCGAAGACTCGATGGGCGCCGTGCACGCCTCGCGCGGGCGGCTGAGCCCCGCGTCCGACGCGCTGCTGTCCGAGGTGGCCATCGTGTGCCGGCTGGCCCGTGAGCTGCTCGGCGACGACCCCCACGTGCCGTGGGCCGAGTTCGAGGCGGACTACGACGCGATCAGGGAGCGCATCGAGCGGGTGGTGCCGGGGTTCGGCGACTTCAACGCGAGGGCGCGCACGCCGGGCGGCTTCCTCCTGCCGAACGCGCCGCGCGACGAGCGCCGCTTCCCCACGGCCACGGGGAAGGCGAACTTCACGGTCAACCCGCTGGAGGTGCTGCGGGTGCCCCCGGGCCGCCTCCTGCTGCAGACCGTGCGCAGCCACGACCAGTACAACACCACGATCTACGGGCTGAACGACCGCTATCGCGGCGTCCACAACGGGCGGCGGGTCGTGTTCGTCCACGCCGACGACCTGGCCGAGCGTGGTCTCGCCGACGGCGACATGATCGACCTGATCAGCGAGTGGCCGGACGGCGAGCGCGTGGCCGAGGGCTTCCGGGCCGTCGCCTATCCGACGGCGCGGGGCTGCTGCGCGGCCTACTTCCCGGAGACCAACGTGCTGGTGCCCCTGGACTCGGTGGCCGAGACGTCGAACACGCCCACGTCCAAGAGCGTCGTCGTACGGCTGCGGCGCGCGGCCGGGTCGTAA
- a CDS encoding IclR family transcriptional regulator, which translates to MDNDASGRTEASGGGVQSVDRAISIMEILAARGEAGVTEIAAEIEVHKSTAFRLLGALEARGLVEQTEDRGKYRLGFGLVRLAGNVSMRLDVTQQSRPVCQRLAEEIGETVNIAVLRSHYAVNLDQVRGPSAVTAYNWVGQLTPLHATSSGKVLLAYVDRQRRDDLLRAAGLQRYTPNTVTSADDLERELATVRERGYALTVEELEVGLNALAAPVRSFGGEVVAAVSASGPAYRFSESRMRELAPVLVQGAEEISHRLGA; encoded by the coding sequence ATGGACAACGACGCTTCCGGCAGGACCGAGGCCAGCGGCGGCGGCGTGCAGTCCGTGGACCGGGCGATCAGCATCATGGAGATCCTCGCCGCCCGCGGGGAGGCCGGGGTCACCGAGATCGCGGCCGAGATCGAGGTCCACAAGTCGACCGCGTTCCGCCTGCTGGGCGCCCTGGAGGCGCGCGGGCTCGTGGAGCAGACCGAAGACCGCGGCAAGTATCGCCTCGGCTTCGGGCTCGTCCGCCTCGCCGGCAACGTCTCCATGCGATTGGACGTCACCCAGCAGAGCAGGCCCGTCTGCCAGCGCCTGGCGGAGGAGATCGGCGAGACCGTGAACATCGCCGTCCTGCGCTCGCACTACGCGGTCAACCTCGACCAGGTGCGCGGCCCCTCCGCCGTCACCGCCTACAACTGGGTGGGTCAGCTCACGCCCCTGCACGCGACGTCGAGCGGCAAGGTCCTGCTGGCGTACGTGGACCGGCAGCGCCGCGACGACCTGCTGCGTGCCGCGGGCCTCCAGCGCTACACGCCCAACACGGTGACCTCGGCGGATGACCTGGAGCGGGAGCTGGCGACGGTGCGCGAGCGCGGCTACGCGCTCACGGTGGAAGAGCTCGAAGTGGGCCTGAACGCGCTCGCCGCCCCCGTACGCTCCTTCGGCGGAGAGGTCGTGGCGGCGGTGAGCGCGTCGGGGCCCGCCTACCGGTTCAGCGAGAGCCGCATGCGGGAGCTGGCCCCCGTCCTCGTCCAGGGCGCCGAGGAGATCAGTCACCGCCTCGGCGCCTAG
- a CDS encoding sensor histidine kinase: MARPAGWDQRFLPMVTVVPYVALAVMAALTIALKHDRPGSLAVDLVLCAAAAVWSLALFTLHPQWRDRSAVMGVFLSGLIVFGLVMVLRDPWFGVYTPVLYFYAYRIIGWPRELYFIAGVAVVAGTAQSAGVDTGSWAGRLEYLGILVVNIAPMCLLAWIGEIGGRYYDGREAALREAREANTRLAAALAENAALQERLVEQARAAGVLDERARMAREIHDTLAQGLTGIVTQLQAAEHAADDPAAWRRHHAAATALARESLTEARRSVNELRPEPLETGRLADAVTEVAAGWSARHGVPAQVTVTGEPRTLRPEAEVALFRVAQEALANVAKHACPVTRVGLTLSYMDRQVALDVRDDGRGFDPAARAERDGGFGLVAMRQRIEALSGTLQIESEPGHGTGISACLPAGAPEVRP; this comes from the coding sequence ATGGCCAGGCCGGCGGGCTGGGACCAACGGTTCCTGCCCATGGTCACCGTGGTCCCCTACGTGGCTCTGGCCGTCATGGCCGCCCTGACCATCGCCCTGAAGCACGACCGGCCCGGCTCTCTCGCCGTCGACCTCGTGCTCTGCGCGGCGGCCGCGGTGTGGAGCCTGGCACTGTTCACGCTGCATCCGCAGTGGCGCGACCGGAGCGCCGTGATGGGCGTCTTCCTGTCGGGCCTGATCGTGTTCGGGCTGGTCATGGTCCTGCGCGACCCGTGGTTCGGCGTGTACACGCCGGTGCTGTACTTCTACGCCTACCGGATCATCGGCTGGCCGCGCGAGCTGTACTTCATCGCCGGCGTCGCGGTGGTGGCCGGCACGGCACAGTCGGCCGGCGTGGACACCGGCTCGTGGGCCGGCCGCCTCGAATACCTGGGGATCCTGGTCGTCAACATCGCGCCGATGTGCCTGCTGGCCTGGATAGGCGAGATCGGCGGGCGTTACTACGACGGCCGGGAGGCGGCGTTGCGCGAGGCCCGGGAGGCCAACACGCGGCTGGCCGCGGCACTGGCCGAGAACGCGGCGCTGCAGGAACGGCTGGTGGAGCAGGCCCGCGCGGCCGGCGTCCTGGACGAGCGGGCCCGGATGGCCCGGGAGATCCACGACACGCTGGCCCAGGGCCTGACCGGCATCGTCACCCAGTTGCAGGCCGCCGAGCACGCGGCGGACGACCCGGCCGCGTGGCGCCGGCACCACGCGGCGGCGACCGCGCTGGCGCGGGAGAGCCTCACCGAGGCGCGGCGCTCGGTGAACGAGCTGCGCCCGGAGCCGCTGGAGACCGGCCGGCTGGCCGACGCCGTCACCGAGGTGGCGGCCGGGTGGTCGGCCCGCCACGGCGTCCCGGCCCAGGTCACGGTCACCGGCGAACCCCGCACGCTGCGCCCGGAGGCCGAGGTCGCCCTGTTCCGGGTCGCCCAGGAGGCTCTGGCCAACGTCGCCAAGCACGCCTGCCCCGTCACCCGCGTCGGTCTCACCCTTTCCTACATGGACAGGCAGGTGGCTCTCGACGTCCGCGACGACGGCCGCGGCTTCGACCCGGCCGCCCGGGCCGAGCGCGACGGGGGCTTCGGGCTGGTGGCGATGCGGCAGCGGATCGAGGCGTTGTCGGGCACGCTGCAGATCGAATCGGAGCCGGGGCACGGGACGGGAATCTCGGCCTGTCTGCCGGCCGGGGCACCGGAGGTGCGTCCATGA
- a CDS encoding response regulator produces the protein MSDPIKLLIADDHPVVRDGLSSMFARDPEFTVVGEAADGAEAIRLAEALGPDVILMDLRMAGMDGVTAIAELTRRGVPARVLVLTTYDTDSHVLPAIEAGATGYLLKDAPRDELLRAVRAAARGEATLSPSVAARLMSRLRTPAPPAGPLSRRELEVLRLVAAGNTNREAAARLFITEATVKTHLLNIYAKLGVNDRAAAVAEGYDRGLLGAPERP, from the coding sequence ATGAGCGACCCGATCAAGCTCCTCATCGCCGACGACCACCCGGTGGTGCGGGACGGGCTGAGCAGCATGTTCGCCCGCGATCCCGAGTTCACCGTGGTCGGCGAGGCGGCGGACGGGGCCGAGGCGATCAGGCTGGCCGAGGCGCTCGGGCCGGACGTGATCCTGATGGACCTGCGGATGGCCGGCATGGACGGCGTCACCGCGATCGCAGAGCTGACCCGGCGCGGCGTGCCCGCCCGGGTGCTGGTGCTGACCACCTACGACACCGACAGCCACGTGCTGCCCGCGATCGAGGCCGGTGCCACCGGCTACCTGCTCAAGGACGCGCCGCGAGACGAACTGCTGCGCGCCGTACGCGCTGCCGCCCGCGGTGAGGCCACGCTGTCTCCGTCGGTCGCCGCCCGCCTGATGAGCCGGCTGCGCACCCCGGCGCCGCCGGCCGGCCCGTTGAGCCGGCGCGAGCTGGAGGTGCTGCGCCTGGTCGCGGCAGGGAACACCAACCGGGAGGCGGCCGCCCGTCTGTTCATCACCGAGGCCACGGTCAAGACGCACCTGCTCAACATCTACGCGAAGCTCGGCGTCAACGACCGCGCGGCCGCGGTCGCGGAGGGGTACGACCGCGGCCTGCTCGGTGCGCCCGAGCGTCCGTGA
- the purU gene encoding formyltetrahydrofolate deformylase, translating into MSARPGREFVLTFSCVDRPGIVYAVSGFLVQHAGDILQSQEFNDRTNGHFFMRVHFGVPEGRGDIDELRRGFSHVGDSFRMNWQIKDAVTPTRTLVLVSKFGHCVNDLLYRQRLGALNVEIPAIVSNHRDLEPLAEFYGVPFHHVPVTPDTKPEAERRVLELAEELDTDLVVLARYMQILSDDMCKRLEGRAINIHHSFLPGFKGAKPYHQAHDRGVKLIGATAHYVTADLDEGPIIEQDVERVDHSLDPDALVTVGRDVEARVLARAVRWHSENRVLLNGDRTVVFR; encoded by the coding sequence ATGTCCGCTCGCCCGGGTCGCGAGTTCGTCCTCACGTTCTCCTGCGTCGACCGGCCGGGGATCGTCTACGCGGTGAGCGGCTTCCTCGTCCAGCACGCGGGTGACATCCTGCAGAGCCAGGAGTTCAACGACAGGACGAACGGCCACTTCTTCATGCGGGTGCACTTCGGGGTGCCCGAGGGCCGCGGCGACATCGACGAGCTGCGCCGCGGCTTCTCCCACGTCGGCGACTCCTTCCGGATGAACTGGCAGATCAAGGACGCCGTGACGCCCACGAGGACGCTCGTGCTCGTGTCGAAGTTCGGCCACTGCGTCAACGACCTGCTCTACCGGCAGCGGCTCGGCGCACTGAACGTCGAGATCCCCGCGATCGTCTCCAACCACCGCGACCTCGAACCGCTGGCCGAGTTCTACGGCGTGCCGTTCCACCACGTGCCCGTCACGCCCGACACCAAGCCCGAGGCCGAGCGGCGCGTCCTGGAGCTGGCCGAGGAGCTCGACACCGACCTGGTGGTGCTCGCCCGCTACATGCAGATCCTGAGCGACGACATGTGCAAGCGCCTGGAGGGCCGGGCGATCAACATCCACCACTCGTTCCTGCCGGGGTTCAAGGGCGCCAAGCCCTACCACCAGGCGCACGACCGCGGGGTCAAGCTGATCGGCGCCACCGCGCACTACGTCACGGCCGACCTCGACGAGGGGCCGATCATCGAGCAGGACGTCGAGCGCGTCGATCACTCGCTCGACCCGGACGCGCTCGTCACCGTGGGCCGCGACGTGGAGGCCCGGGTGCTGGCCAGGGCCGTGCGCTGGCACAGCGAGAACCGCGTCCTCCTCAACGGCGACCGCACCGTCGTCTTCCGCTGA
- a CDS encoding IclR family transcriptional regulator, whose product MGNESGEGANVQSVDRALTILKLLARDGELGVSELAATLGVHRSTAFRLVATLESHDLVEQDNDRGRYRLGVGLVRLAGATSARLDLVRESRAVTPALARAVGETVNVAVLSGGEALYVDQVAGRSALQLHHWVGQRIPLHATSNGKVLLAHAPAALREEVIAAGLPVLATRTVTDPARLRAELAEVRRRGYATAVDELEDGLSAVAAPVLGADGSVVASLSASGPTFRMPEAAIPAVAEQVMAAAQEVSARMGWFGPARR is encoded by the coding sequence ATGGGCAACGAATCCGGTGAGGGTGCGAACGTACAGTCCGTCGACCGCGCCCTCACCATCCTGAAGTTGCTCGCCCGCGACGGTGAGCTCGGCGTCAGTGAGCTCGCGGCCACCCTCGGCGTGCACAGGTCCACCGCGTTCCGACTGGTGGCGACGCTGGAGAGCCACGACCTGGTCGAGCAGGACAACGATCGCGGCAGATATCGGCTCGGCGTTGGCCTGGTGCGGCTCGCGGGGGCGACCAGCGCGCGGCTCGACCTGGTGCGCGAGAGCCGGGCCGTCACGCCGGCGCTCGCCCGCGCGGTGGGGGAGACCGTCAACGTGGCCGTCCTGTCCGGAGGCGAGGCCCTGTACGTCGACCAGGTCGCCGGACGATCGGCGCTCCAGCTCCACCACTGGGTGGGGCAGCGGATCCCCCTGCACGCGACGTCCAACGGCAAGGTGCTGCTCGCGCACGCGCCCGCCGCGCTGCGCGAGGAGGTGATCGCGGCCGGGCTGCCCGTCCTCGCCACGCGGACCGTCACCGATCCCGCCCGGCTGCGCGCGGAGCTCGCCGAGGTGCGCCGCCGTGGGTATGCGACGGCGGTGGACGAGCTGGAGGACGGCCTGAGCGCGGTCGCGGCGCCCGTCCTCGGCGCGGACGGTTCCGTCGTCGCCTCGCTCAGCGCGTCCGGCCCGACCTTCCGGATGCCCGAGGCGGCGATCCCCGCCGTGGCCGAGCAGGTCATGGCCGCGGCGCAGGAGGTGTCCGCCCGCATGGGCTGGTTCGGCCCCGCCCGGCGCTGA